The genomic stretch CTCCCACGTTAACTCAGTGAAGGTAGGTAAAATAATAGCAGCATAACGAGTCCAACCTATGGCGGCTAATTTCCTAGTGACCTCATCCCTAATATATAGAAGATCAAGTGTAGGGTCATGGATGAACTTACAAGGAATATTTTTTCTTGTACAAATAGCGGCATAACGTTCCTTATTGGCAGCCCTGGTAAAGATCAAATGGCCGCCGAAGTGGGGCAGAAAGGAAATGTGAACTTCCCTATTCCGTCCAAGACGGGTCCGGGGGCCTCCCGGAACAGTTGCTTGGGAGGGCACACTCAAAGGAACAGTAGGCTATGGGATGGAGGTGGAAGGTCTATTGCTATTTTTAACTTTTGGTTTGGTCATTTGATATCAGTGAATTGGGCAAGGGCAAGGTACGAGTGTTCAAAATAAGTCAACAGGCCCAACTAAATGAAGGGTCCCCAATCACAGCTCCAAATACCGATAATTAAAGAAATAGACAATAAACACAccaaaaactaattaaacagGTAATCACAGCAAAAACTTTTCTACGAGTTTAGCACAAAATTAAGCAAATAGTCAACAGTAGCCAAAAACAAAATCACAGCACCCAAATTAAGCACAAATTATATGTCATCagctaaaaataaatatatctAGCCTCAGTTACAAATTTAAAATCCGTCCTCagctaaaaattaaaaatttgtcCTCAGCTAATGTtaacagaaaattaaagaaagaaggGACCTGAGGTGGGAGCGGGCAGTGGGTACGATGGCAGAGCGGCAGTGGCGGTGCGTGGAGGCAGCGCGTGATGGACACACGATTAGGCGGAGGCGCGTGCTCTCGCTGGTCGCGGACAGAGAGGAAGAGCGCTGGCTGGGCTCTCGTTGGTGGCACTGCTAGCTGGTCGCGCACAATCTGGCGTGCTGGAACGGAGCACGCAGGGGCATTCTTGGACGCGCACGGCTGGGTGTGCCTGGCTAGTGTGAATCGCGCAGGGCACGACTGTGCGCTGTCTGGCGCGCGATGGGAAAGAGAAGGTCGCGCCTGGCTGCTGCGCGTAGTCTGCGGGCTAGGGGAAGAGGGAAGGCGTGCGTGCAGCACACGTGCTGCAAAGGGGTGTGACGGTGGAGGAAGGCGGCAGCGAGGGCGAGAGGTGACGCGTGGTCTGGCGGTGGATAGTGAAGGTGGCGGCAGGTAAAAGAAGTAGAAAggtaagaaaatgaagaaaaaagaaagaagaagagagagaaagaatgaagaaaagaaagaagaaagtaAGGCAACGGATCCTCTGCCCCATTTTTTTTAAGTGAGggtaattttatctttttatccCCCTTTTTTTAGGGTAAGGAAACCCCCTTGTTAGgagtgggcacgcctaactgcctAAAAGTTTTCTGACCATCGGCCCAAAATTTGGATCCTTAAGCGTGCCGGGCGTGGGCACACCTAACTACTGGAGAGTTTTCTGTCCGTCAATTCAAAACTTTTTCTTTAGGCGTGACCGTGTGGACACGTCTAACTGTCAGTTTCCTGCCACAAAACAACAAACCGCTAAATGACACTAACACTGAACAAAAACTccagaaatataataaaattagaacaaataaccttgggttgcctcccaagtaacGCCTTTCTTTAACATCTTCGGTTAGACTTGGCCGGAACTCTCAAAATAGCGCATTCGCGAAGAAAActagacgttaaagaaaggcgctgcttgggaggcaacccaaacCTATTTGTTCTAGTTTTTTTATATTTCTGGAGTTTTTGTTCAGTGTTAGTATCATTTACTAATTTGTTGTTTTATGGCAGGAAACTGGCAGTCCACACTAGGTGGTCACGTCTAAGTAATGAAGTTTTGAATTGACGGACAGAAGACTCCAGTAATTAGACGTGCCTAAGTTAGGTGGTCATGCTTAAGGATCCAAAATTTAGGCGAATGATCAGAAGACTCTTAGGCAGTTAAGCGTGCCCATGCTTAACAAGAGGGTTCCTtactcttaaaaaaaaagggggataAAAAGATGAAATTACGCTCACTTAAAAAAAGGGGGGGATAAAAAGATGAAATTACCCTCACTTAAGGGATAGAGGACCCGTTGCCCtactttcttctttcttgtctttcttttcttcattcctttctcttcttcttcttctttcttcttcttccttttttctttctctacCCGCCGCCGCCTTCACTATCCATCGCCTCTTGCCCTCGCGGCCACCTTCCTCCATTGTTGCGCCCCTTCGCCGCACGCGCGCCGCAAGCATTCCCTCTTCTCTTCACGCGCAGACGGCGCGCAACAGCCATGTGTGCAGTCGCGCCGTAGCGCACTCCGCACCAGCCCATGTGCGCCCAACCACGCACGCCCTAGCACGCCTTTGCACACTCCATTCCAGTGCACCAGACCACGCGCGATGAAGTTGAATGGGCTTGTGTGTTGCTGATGGTTGTGAACGAAGTAAGCGAGAAGGAGTGGGTGAAATAAAGTTAACTAAAAGGTCCAGGCGAATTTTGCTTGTGAACGTATGGAGACGTGCATGGAATAGATGTTGCGCATGTAAGTTGTAGTCAAGGTTTGTAAAATCGGGATCCCACGTCGGATCGATTTTAGTTTCACAGAATCGGATCGTAGGAttggatcgtaggatcgtaagATCCTACCAAAAACTCCTAAATTTACTAAattaatgaatttgaaattcatatATCATTTTGTACATCCTAAAAGATATCAAATAAATAAGTTATTCATAAATATATAGTATTTTTTACTTACTATCTGACAAGTAATAAACAAGATAATATAAACCTGTTATCTGTCATGATTTCAAGTCTTAAAACCAAATGCTTCACAGTTTACACAATcataatttcaaatataaaataatcatCAACTTTCACAAATACTAAAAAGCCAAACATCCAAAAAGATTTTCAAGATCAAAATTAACTACTAGAATGTCATCTGTCATGTTTAAACAaacatgaaaaaataaaaaataaaatagcaacaattcatcattttcaagtATCATAATAATTCAGAAATACATTAATTTATAACCAATCATTTTCATCGTTTGAATCAAATTCATTATTCCCATAATCCATATTATCAAAAtcattattttcccaatcatctTCACCATCCCAATTCTCTTGGAATTCATCTTCGGCATTATCTTCATCACCATCCAAATTAGTATCATCCAAATCATTAGTTCCCATTTGAAGATCAGTTTCGGGAACCATATCAAGATAATCATCATCTTGGCGGTCAAATTCAGTTGAAGGCCCATCATCCTCATCAATAACATGAATCTCTTTCATTTTATTAACTTGTCTTCGACGGACATGGGTTTGACGATCTTCATGATCATCTAAATAAACAAACAATAATAATGAAAGTTACCAAAAACAAGAGAACTTGCAAAATAAAactataaaaacaaaaaaaaggataaacttTATACTTAaattggaagaaagaaagaaacttacAAACTCTCTGCACATTTCTTGTAAGTATTTCAAtttcatcatcttcatttccCTCTTCATCTGAAGTGTCACATTTGGGATTGTCATCTAGAACTCGTAACCAGCTATTTTCTCTTGGAAGAgttggattttctctctctgtCACCCATTCATCATCTGAAGGCAAATTCTCAAAAGGAATTTCTTCAATAACACGTTGCCTTTGCCTTTGTCTCTCTCTCAACTTCAAGTTGTACATCACAAACACAAggtcattcattcatttttgaGCCAAACGGTTTCTTCTCTTAGAATGTAC from Coffea eugenioides isolate CCC68of chromosome 8, Ceug_1.0, whole genome shotgun sequence encodes the following:
- the LOC113780237 gene encoding protein PFC0760c-like; translated protein: MNDLVFVMYNLKLRERQRQRQRVIEEIPFENLPSDDEWVTERENPTLPRENSWLRVLDDNPKCDTSDEEGNEDDEIEILTRNVQRVYDHEDRQTHVRRRQVNKMKEIHVIDEDDGPSTEFDRQDDDYLDMVPETDLQMGTNDLDDTNLDGDEDNAEDEFQENWDGEDDWENNDFDNMDYGNNEFDSNDENDWL